One part of the Pristiophorus japonicus isolate sPriJap1 chromosome 21, sPriJap1.hap1, whole genome shotgun sequence genome encodes these proteins:
- the LOC139233641 gene encoding proline-rich protein 15-like protein — MGEGVTQSWWKFTFLRKKKNSPKVLYELPVDRSNTDSKECGDRERESRADSELEAKLEKIVDKSTKGRHVRVSNSGRFKEKKKVRSSLSENPDFFNDSENGGGPEP; from the coding sequence ATGGGCGAAGGGGTCACCCAGAGCTGGTGGAAGTTCACCTTCCTGCGCAAGAAGAAGAACAGCCCCAAGGTGCTGTACGAGCTCCCGGTAGACCGGAGCAATACCGACAGCAAGGAGtgcggggacagggagagggagagcagggCGGACTCGGAGCTGGAAGCCAAGCTGGAGAAGATCGTGGACAAAAGCACCAAAGGCCGGCACGTCAGAGTCTCCAACTCGGGCCGCTTCAAGGAAAAGAAGAAGGTGAGGTCGAGTCTGTCGGAAAATCCCGACTTCTTTAACGATTCCGAGAACGGGGGCGGCCCGGAGCCCTGA